Proteins encoded within one genomic window of Psilocybe cubensis strain MGC-MH-2018 chromosome 2, whole genome shotgun sequence:
- a CDS encoding ER-derived vesicles protein ERV14 translates to MASLLERMNIPTNSLGPVRSKQSNRGASAPYNRANRAPRGDVDSQWSHDLFESHNSLSARLNVTPTAPKANLNPIAQKAIRDATTGSRTDSLSIKGAGSMGNVVEVTGLVGGTTAEDVAAIFKRCGQITDQKSMSNNRNDPRIRITFKTAASATSAVQKFNNQPADGKILSVKIVGASATGTSLGGRLGGSDGLDIVRDEGSVDVLMNTGEDTGSKMRSDSLLNSDPRAQVLLAPPGADPADYTQTPETRGGGRRGGRGRGGARSGRGRKRGGNNGGRWLFLFAVLYAAALLFGMVFFIIMYSDLESDYINPIDFCNKLNQFVIPEYAAHAFLALLFLLTGQWASLLWNVPLLAYNINKVVNKAHMYDATEIFRTLPQHQKEAYFKTAFYLLSFFFYLYKMIVSFIAEGDA, encoded by the exons ATGGCTTCCCTTCTCGAGCGCATGAATATTCCAACCAACTCTCTTGGCCCCGTTCGTTCTAAACAGTCCAACCGAGGAGCATCGGCTCCGTAC AATCGCGCCAACCGTGCCCCCAGGGGAGACGTCGATTCACAGTGGTCGCATGATCTTTTTGAATCGCACAACTCACTTTCTGCGCGCCTAAATGTGACCCCGACCGCACCGAAAGCGAATCTGAATCCCATAGCTCAGAAAGCTATCCGCGATGCAACGACCGGATCGCGCACGGATTCTCTTTCTATCAAAGGCGCTGGTTCTATGGGTAATGTGGTGGAGGTAACTGGTTTGGTGGGGGGTACGACGGCAGAAGACGTTGCGGCTATCTTCAAGCGCTGTGGTCAAATCACAGATCAAAAGTCTATGTCGAATAACAGAAACGACCCGAGGATCAGGATAACATTCAAAACTGCGGCCTCCGCAACCTCTGCGGTCCAGAAATTTAACAATCAGCCTGCCGATGGTAAAATTCTGTCGGTGAAGATTGTGGGTGCGTCGGCTACTGGCACATCGTTGGGCGGTCGACTGGGTGGAAGTGATGGGTTGGATATTGTAAGAGACGAGGGTAGTGTGGATGTTCTCATGAATACGGGCGAAGACACAGGCTC AAAAATGCGTTCGGATTCTTTACTGAACTCTGACCCCCGAGCGCAGGTTTTACTGGCACCTCCGGGCGCAGACCCTGCTGACTATACACAGACCCCCGAGACACGAGGCGGCGGACGACGAGGTGGTCGTGGCCGCGGCGGTGCACGAAGTGGCCGGGGCCGCAAACGCGGCGGAAACAACGGGGGGC GCTGGCTGTTTCTCTTTGCTGTGCTGTATGCAGCTGCTCTCCTCTTTGGAATGGTCTTTTTC ATCATCATGTACTCCGACCTTGAAAGCGACTACATAAACCCTATTGATTTCTGTAACAAACTCAACCAA TTTGTTATCCCTGAATATGCTGCGCATGCTTTCCTTGCTTTGCTCTTTCTCCTTACTGGCCAATGGGCATCTCTTTTGTGGAATGTACCTTTGTTGGCGTACAACATTAACAA AGTTGTTAACAAGGCGCACATGTACGACGCGACCGAGATCTTCCGCACCCTCCCTCAACATCAAAAGGAGGCGTATTTCAAGACCGCATTTTACCTCctatctttctttttctacCTGTACAA GATGATTGTCTCTTTCATTGCCGAAGGCGACGCTTGA